A DNA window from Halomicrobium mukohataei DSM 12286 contains the following coding sequences:
- a CDS encoding MutS-related protein, translating into MRLEEYWGIGPKTSALLSSELGVDRAVAAIESADTRELTKAGLSRGRATRILRRATGAEAMDLLATRDTRDVYKALLDLAEEHAVTEHAADRIRVLTPLPDRAAMEERLSSVLDARDAWASTDEATRDDVLAAFDRYDSVAGGELSAVRTALALQETGVDDGVFEPIATLDGDRLGDAARALAGLQGEGDRVGDGADDQLDGLRERLGQVEDLAVTSAAVVEELQSEARRPDEFRDALARYLTSETGVDAARVRDAVPREAADAQDFVESALRSLAGDLRSAVDEREATVAATLEEDLAAARETVDAAVEAVDAAALYVSLARFALAYELGRPTFVADRETIAVRGARNLALQDAGDDVQPVTYAVGDHDLPAGREPPTGDRVAVLTGANSGGKTTLLETLCQVQLLAQMGLPVPAEDAEVGLVDAIVFHRRHASFNAGVLESTLRSVVPPLTDAGRTLMLVDEFEAITEPGSAANLLHGLVTLTVERDALGVFVTHLADDLEPLPEAARTDGIFAEGLSPDLDLEVDYQPRFETVGKSTPEFIVSRLVANAADPVERTGFETLAQAVGEEAVQRTLSDARWSEGDGDD; encoded by the coding sequence ATGCGACTGGAGGAATACTGGGGAATCGGGCCGAAGACGAGCGCGCTGCTCTCGTCGGAACTGGGGGTCGACCGCGCGGTTGCGGCCATCGAATCGGCCGACACTCGCGAACTGACGAAGGCGGGTCTCTCTCGGGGCCGAGCGACGCGGATCCTCAGGCGGGCGACGGGGGCCGAGGCGATGGATCTGCTGGCGACCCGCGACACCCGCGACGTGTACAAGGCGCTGCTGGACCTCGCCGAAGAGCACGCGGTCACGGAACACGCGGCCGACCGCATCCGAGTGCTGACGCCGCTGCCGGACCGGGCGGCGATGGAAGAGCGGCTCTCGTCCGTCCTCGACGCGCGCGACGCCTGGGCCAGCACCGACGAGGCGACGCGAGACGACGTGCTGGCGGCGTTCGACCGCTACGACAGCGTCGCCGGGGGCGAGCTGTCTGCCGTCCGCACGGCGCTTGCGCTACAGGAGACCGGCGTCGACGACGGGGTGTTCGAGCCGATCGCGACACTTGACGGGGACCGACTCGGCGACGCGGCACGTGCGCTGGCCGGACTGCAAGGCGAGGGCGACCGTGTCGGCGACGGGGCGGACGACCAACTCGACGGACTGCGCGAGCGGCTCGGACAGGTGGAGGATCTCGCTGTGACCTCCGCGGCGGTCGTCGAGGAACTCCAGTCCGAGGCCCGCCGACCCGACGAGTTTCGGGACGCGCTGGCTCGCTACCTGACCAGCGAGACCGGCGTCGACGCCGCTCGCGTTCGCGACGCCGTCCCGCGGGAGGCCGCCGACGCACAGGACTTCGTCGAGAGCGCGCTCCGGTCGCTCGCTGGCGATCTCCGCAGCGCGGTAGACGAACGCGAAGCGACCGTCGCCGCGACCCTGGAGGAGGACCTCGCGGCCGCCCGCGAGACCGTCGACGCGGCCGTCGAGGCCGTCGACGCTGCCGCGCTGTACGTCTCGCTGGCACGCTTCGCGCTGGCGTACGAGCTCGGACGTCCGACGTTCGTCGCGGACCGGGAGACCATCGCCGTCCGTGGCGCGCGCAACCTCGCACTGCAGGACGCCGGGGACGACGTACAGCCGGTGACCTACGCCGTCGGAGACCACGACCTCCCCGCCGGCCGCGAGCCGCCCACGGGTGACCGGGTCGCCGTCCTGACCGGCGCGAACTCCGGTGGGAAGACGACGCTGCTGGAGACACTGTGTCAGGTGCAGCTGCTGGCCCAGATGGGGCTGCCCGTGCCGGCCGAGGACGCCGAAGTGGGGCTCGTCGACGCGATCGTCTTCCACCGCCGTCACGCGTCGTTCAACGCGGGCGTCCTGGAGTCGACGCTCCGATCCGTGGTTCCGCCGCTGACCGACGCCGGGCGGACGCTGATGCTGGTCGACGAGTTCGAGGCGATCACGGAACCGGGCAGCGCCGCCAACCTCCTGCACGGGCTGGTGACCCTGACCGTCGAGCGCGACGCGCTCGGCGTGTTCGTCACGCACCTCGCGGACGATCTTGAGCCGCTCCCCGAGGCCGCACGGACCGACGGGATCTTCGCCGAGGGGCTGTCGCCGGACCTCGATCTCGAAGTCGACTACCAGCCGCGTTTCGAGACGGTCGGCAAGTCGACGCCGGAGTTCATCGTCTCTCGACTGGTCGCAAACGCCGCCGATCCGGTCGAACGCACGGGCTTCGAGACGCTGGCACAGGCGGTCGGCGAGGAGGCCGTCCAGCGAACCCTCTCTGACGCCCGCTGGTCCGAGGGCGACGGCGACGACTGA